One genomic region from Tigriopus californicus strain San Diego chromosome 4, Tcal_SD_v2.1, whole genome shotgun sequence encodes:
- the LOC131878823 gene encoding uncharacterized protein LOC131878823: protein MDENCFRISKQEPTGDLNFYTLQKNRFPCNSALCLVQCERCPKGIACAHEYTCTCQQYAYRNSCKHSHILMLSERLTPNAVSDCDDRASSISADDRVKTVAGPVFVDGVETVGVRDVTDGVPTSNGTTIVVDGVETVEDEVNYFYSCR from the exons ATGGACGAGAATTGCTTCAGAATTTCCAAACAAGAGCCAACGGGAGATCTGAACTTCTACACGTTGCAGAAGAACCGTTTCCCTTGCAACTCCGCCTTGTGTTTAGTTCAATGTGAACGCTGTCCGAAGGGCATCGCTTGCGCTCATGAGTATACTTGCACGTGTCAGCAATATGCATACAG AAATTCATGTAAACACTCGCACATTTTGATGTTATCGGAGCGATTAACTCCGAATGCGGTATCCGATTGCGATGACAGAGCATCATCGATCTCGGCTGATGATAGGGTTAAAACCGTCGCTGGACCGGTGTTCGTCGACGGGGTTGAAACCGTGGGTGTAAGGGACGTCACTGATGGGGTTCCAACCAGCAATGGGACGACGATTGTCGTCGACGGGGTTGAAACCGTCGAAGATGAGGTGAATTATTTCTATTCATGCCGATGA